One Festucalex cinctus isolate MCC-2025b chromosome 1, RoL_Fcin_1.0, whole genome shotgun sequence genomic region harbors:
- the LOC144018572 gene encoding coagulation factor XIII B chain-like, producing the protein MFLGSLGFVLVLSYAGELHAQSSPKDCQAPQLEGGFLLPQLEIYSHGSRLAYACNTGYRPPVESWWDTSECFNGSWTHTPQCIDENACLPPNIPNGKCDPSPEGSLYNDGSVVRIKCDEGYEHKLSATATCQKGAWSDLPSCERASTTSDMTDGDSTRSPIFIAVDNCGSHPHIPNGDVVQKSAMFLRYECSAFYKMIGPKTVMCYSDGTWSPLPTCKEAFCKVDFDVDKSSFIQESGVIFLKEGEVRRVQCILPRYFSQITCMNGKERVTQCCHFWDHENQRCS; encoded by the exons ATGTTTCTCGGGTCGCTTGGATTTGTCCTTGTCTTGTCTTATGCCGGAGAACTTCATG cccaAAGTTCACCCAAGGACTGTCAGGCTCCCCAGCTGGAAGGAGGTTTTTTACTGCCTCAGCTCGAAATCTATTCGCATGGTAGCCGTCTCGCGTACGCTTGCAATACTGGATACAGACCACCAGTTGAGAGCTGGTGGGACACCAGTGAGTGCTTCAATGGGTCATGGACTCACACACCACAATGTATTG ATGAAAACGCCTGTTTGCCACCAAATATTCCAAATGGGAAATGTGATCCGAGTCCTGAAGGCTCGTTGTACAATGACGGATCAGTCGTTCGGATAAAGTGTGATGAAGGATACGAACACAAATTATCGGCAACAGCCACGTGTCAAAAGGGAGCTTGGTCCGATTTGCCGTCTTGTGAGC GAGCCTCAACCACTTCTGACATGACTGACGGAGACAGCACAAGATCACCCATTTTTATAGCAG ttgACAACTGCGGATCACACCCACATATTCCAAATGGTGATGTCGTGCAAAAAAGTGCAATGTTTTTAAGATATGAGTGCAGCGCTTTTTACAAAATGATCGGTCCAAAGACAGTGATGTGCTACAGTGATGGAACTTGGTCACCGCTACCTACATGCAAAG AAGCATTTTGTAAAGTAGACTTTGATGTGGACAAGAGCTCCTTCATACAAGAATCTGGAGTAATATTTCTAAAAGAAGGAGAGGTCAGAAGAGTTCAGTGTATTCTGCCTCGATACTTCAGCCAAATAACGTGCATGAATGGAAAAGAGAGAGTTACCCAAT GTTGTCATTTCTGGGACCACGAGAAC CAAAGGTGCAGCTAA